A single window of Streptomyces sudanensis DNA harbors:
- a CDS encoding DUF4190 domain-containing protein produces the protein MSSSNHPRTPGDHARPLPDAGGKRGNSLAIAALVLGVAALLLFWTVFGGVVLGLAAVVLGVAGARAARGGRAPHGGMAVAGAVLGALGLIASVVIVVLGASAFDSKEFRNFSECIEHAETQGERDACKDDFDQEVDD, from the coding sequence ATGTCCTCCTCCAACCACCCCCGGACCCCCGGCGACCACGCACGACCGCTCCCGGACGCGGGCGGGAAACGGGGCAACAGCCTGGCGATCGCCGCGCTCGTCCTCGGCGTCGCGGCGCTCCTCCTCTTCTGGACCGTCTTCGGCGGCGTGGTGCTGGGTCTGGCGGCGGTGGTGCTCGGCGTCGCGGGCGCGCGTGCGGCACGCGGGGGCCGTGCACCGCACGGCGGGATGGCGGTCGCCGGTGCGGTACTCGGCGCCCTGGGCCTGATCGCGTCCGTCGTGATCGTCGTGCTCGGTGCGTCCGCTTTCGACTCGAAGGAGTTCAGGAACTTCAGCGAGTGCATCGAGCACGCCGAGACGCAGGGCGAACGCGACGCGTGCAAGGACGACTTCGACCAGGAAGTGGACGACTGA